A genomic region of Ovis aries strain OAR_USU_Benz2616 breed Rambouillet chromosome 20, ARS-UI_Ramb_v3.0, whole genome shotgun sequence contains the following coding sequences:
- the EEF1E1 gene encoding eukaryotic translation elongation factor 1 epsilon-1 isoform X1 translates to MAAAAELTLLEKSLGLSKGNKYSAQGERQIPVLQTNNGPSLTGLTTIAAHLVKQANKEYLLGSTAEEKAVVQQWLEYRVTRVDGHSSKDDIHTILKDLNSYLEDKVYLTGYNFTLADILLYYGLHRFIVDLTVQEKEKYLNVSRWFCHIQHCPGIRQHLSSVVFIKNRLYTNSQ, encoded by the exons ACGCTGCTGGAGAAGTCTCTGGGGCTGAGTAAAGGGAACAAGTACAGCGCTCAGGGCGAGCGCCAG aTTCCAGTTCTTCAGACAAACAATGGTCCAAGTCTAACGGGACTGACTACCATAGCAGCTCACCTAGTCAAGCAGGCCAACAAGGAATACTTGCTGGGGAGCACGGCAGAGGAAAAAGCCGTGGTTCAGCAGTGGTTAGAATACAGGGTAACTCGAGTGGATGGACATTCCAGTAAAGATGACATCCACACTATCCTGAAG gATCTTAATTCATACCTTGAAGATAAAGTCTACCTTACAGGATATAACTTCACATTAGCAGATATCCTGTTGTATTATGGGCTCCATCGCTTTATT GTTGACCTGACAGttcaagagaaggagaaataccttAACGTGTCGCGCTGGTTCTGTCACATTCAGCACTGTCCAGGCATTAGGCAGCATCTGTCTAGTGTTGTCTTCATCAAGAACAGACTATATACTAACTCCCAGTAG